From a single Planctellipticum variicoloris genomic region:
- a CDS encoding calcium-translocating P-type ATPase, SERCA-type encodes MTQMSHATARDRILQTLSSNDQTGLSTSQVTAAREQAGWNELAGVAPEPAWKKLLAQFGDVVVWILIAAALISGAMGEWTDTAAILAIVLLNAFLGFFQEDRAEKALAALQSLAAPTAKVIRDGKLAQVPARDLVPGDIVDLEAGDNVPADLRLLSTSSIRVQEASLTGESEPVEKDAELVLPESTPLADRKNLAFMSTVLANGQSRGVVVATGMQTEIGRIAGMLQTYERELTPLQRQLARLGRVLVIICLALVGLVFLLGLLRGNSWFEALLSSVSLAVAAVPEGLPAVVTTTLALGLQRMARRNALVRKLPSVETLGCVSVICSDKTGTLTHNEMTVRELLAGGVHYRVTGSGYAPQGEFFEVSSKGERPVTLTDVDAKTAMRVAAYCNHAQVQPGKTEGTWNVIGDPTEGALVVLAMKSGLTSRERSPRVVQQLPFDSDRKAMSVLLKDDTGRRIQYTKGAPEGILANCVSERLHNEVVSMTDDRRREIMQANVEMASRALRVLALACRDDDGTAPAIDETRLTFAGLVGMIDPPRAEVKQAVVRCREAGIRPVMITGDHPATAAAIARELGIAAVTNRVVTGQELDAMTDAELAGNVDHIAVYARVAPEHKLRVVRAWKTRGDVVAMTGDGVNDAPAVKAADIGIAMGVSGTDVTREAAAMVLMDDNFASIVNAVEEGRAIYDNIQKFLIFLLSCNAGELMLMLLASLLGWPIPLLPVQLLWINLVTDGLPALALAMEPPEPGLMRRRPRRSDEPMLSWSLGGVVLGQGLLLAAVGSIAFWYGYEQEGDLDQARTMTFCVVVYAELLRALAARSRVWTFWQLGLWTNPYVFAAVAISALLQVGIIALPFARPIFDVTTHTLLEWFVLLALALTPVTVIELVKLCRQWIGRDHQADSSGTSS; translated from the coding sequence ATGACGCAGATGTCTCACGCCACGGCGCGGGATCGGATTCTGCAGACGCTGTCGAGCAACGACCAGACTGGCTTGTCTACGTCGCAGGTGACTGCAGCCCGTGAGCAGGCAGGCTGGAACGAACTCGCCGGCGTCGCTCCGGAACCGGCGTGGAAAAAGTTACTCGCGCAGTTTGGCGATGTCGTCGTGTGGATTCTGATCGCTGCCGCGCTCATCTCCGGTGCAATGGGCGAGTGGACCGACACCGCGGCGATCCTCGCCATCGTGCTGCTCAACGCGTTCCTGGGATTCTTCCAGGAAGACAGGGCCGAGAAGGCGCTCGCGGCGCTGCAGAGCCTGGCTGCTCCGACGGCCAAGGTCATTCGTGACGGAAAGCTCGCTCAGGTTCCCGCACGAGACCTCGTGCCAGGTGACATCGTCGATCTGGAAGCAGGAGACAATGTCCCTGCCGACTTGCGTCTGTTGTCTACCTCCTCGATTCGCGTTCAGGAGGCCTCGCTGACCGGCGAAAGCGAGCCGGTCGAGAAAGACGCCGAACTCGTCCTCCCGGAATCTACTCCGCTCGCCGATCGGAAGAATCTGGCTTTTATGAGCACGGTGCTGGCGAACGGCCAGTCGCGGGGCGTGGTCGTGGCGACGGGAATGCAGACGGAAATTGGCCGGATCGCCGGCATGCTGCAGACCTACGAGCGTGAACTGACACCCTTGCAGCGCCAGCTTGCCAGACTCGGCCGCGTACTGGTCATCATCTGCCTGGCGCTCGTCGGTCTCGTCTTTCTCCTCGGACTACTGCGCGGCAATTCGTGGTTCGAGGCGCTGTTGTCATCCGTCAGTCTGGCGGTTGCTGCCGTGCCCGAGGGGTTGCCTGCCGTCGTGACGACAACATTGGCGCTGGGGTTGCAGCGCATGGCGAGACGCAACGCCCTGGTCCGGAAGCTGCCGAGCGTCGAGACGCTGGGGTGCGTCTCGGTCATCTGCTCAGACAAGACAGGAACGCTGACCCACAATGAGATGACCGTCCGGGAATTGCTTGCGGGCGGAGTTCATTACCGGGTAACCGGTTCCGGCTACGCGCCGCAGGGAGAGTTCTTCGAGGTCTCATCTAAGGGCGAGCGGCCCGTCACACTGACGGACGTAGATGCGAAAACGGCCATGCGAGTTGCGGCTTATTGCAATCATGCGCAAGTCCAGCCGGGAAAGACCGAAGGCACCTGGAACGTCATCGGCGATCCGACCGAAGGGGCGCTGGTCGTGCTGGCGATGAAAAGCGGACTGACGTCGCGCGAACGATCTCCCCGCGTTGTCCAACAACTTCCCTTTGACTCGGACCGCAAAGCTATGTCGGTCCTGCTCAAAGACGATACCGGTCGCCGAATTCAGTACACGAAGGGGGCTCCAGAAGGCATCCTCGCCAATTGCGTCTCTGAGCGTCTGCATAACGAGGTCGTCTCAATGACTGATGATCGCCGGCGTGAGATCATGCAGGCCAATGTCGAAATGGCTTCACGCGCCTTGCGTGTCCTGGCATTGGCCTGTCGAGACGACGACGGAACCGCACCGGCGATCGACGAGACACGACTGACGTTCGCCGGCCTGGTCGGGATGATCGACCCACCCCGCGCAGAAGTGAAACAGGCCGTGGTGCGCTGTCGCGAGGCAGGCATTCGCCCGGTGATGATCACAGGAGACCATCCCGCCACGGCCGCGGCGATTGCCAGGGAACTCGGCATCGCTGCAGTGACCAACCGTGTCGTGACCGGGCAGGAACTCGACGCGATGACCGACGCGGAACTGGCAGGGAATGTCGATCATATCGCCGTCTATGCACGCGTGGCTCCCGAACACAAGCTGCGGGTCGTGCGCGCGTGGAAAACTCGCGGAGATGTCGTCGCGATGACTGGCGACGGCGTCAACGATGCTCCCGCAGTGAAGGCGGCCGATATCGGCATCGCGATGGGAGTCAGCGGAACGGATGTGACGCGCGAGGCCGCGGCGATGGTGCTGATGGACGACAACTTCGCCTCGATTGTGAACGCGGTCGAAGAGGGACGCGCGATTTACGACAACATTCAGAAGTTTCTGATCTTTCTCCTGTCGTGCAACGCCGGAGAACTGATGCTGATGCTGCTGGCGTCGCTCTTGGGATGGCCGATTCCGCTGTTGCCGGTGCAACTGCTGTGGATCAACCTCGTCACCGATGGTCTGCCGGCCCTGGCGCTGGCGATGGAGCCCCCCGAGCCCGGCCTGATGCGTCGGCGTCCAAGGCGGTCGGACGAGCCGATGTTGTCCTGGTCGCTGGGCGGAGTGGTCCTCGGTCAAGGATTGCTGCTGGCGGCCGTCGGTTCGATAGCGTTCTGGTATGGCTACGAACAGGAAGGCGACCTCGACCAGGCTCGAACGATGACTTTTTGCGTTGTCGTCTACGCCGAACTGTTGCGCGCCCTCGCCGCTCGCAGCCGCGTCTGGACCTTCTGGCAACTTGGGCTGTGGACGAATCCCTATGTCTTCGCCGCGGTTGCCATCTCCGCCTTGCTGCAAGTGGGTATCATCGCGTTGCCCTTTGCCCGGCCGATCTTCGATGTGACGACGCACACGCTGCTGGAATGGTTCGTACTCTTGGCACTGGCGCTCACGCCAGTCACAGTGATTGAACTGGTGAAGCTGTGCCGACAGTGGATCGGACGGGACCATCAGGCAGACTCTTCGGGAACATCGTCATGA